From a single Silene latifolia isolate original U9 population chromosome 6, ASM4854445v1, whole genome shotgun sequence genomic region:
- the LOC141586490 gene encoding catalase isozyme 1-like, producing MDPYKYRPSSAYNSPYLTTNTGSPVYNDNSALTVGARGPILLEDYHLIEKITTWTHERIPERVVHARGASAKGFFEVTHDITHLTCADFLRAPGVQTPLIVRFSTVIHERGSPETIRDPRGFATKFYTREGNFDLVGNNFPVFFTRDAMQFFDLIRAFKPNPKSHIQEDWRFLDHCSHLPESLNTFTFFYDDMGIPINYRHMIGSGVHTFTMLNKAGKVTYVKFHWRPTCGVKNMLEDEAAKVVAENHSHATKDLYDAIASGNYPEWKLFIQTMDPADEDKFDFDPLDTTKTWPEDILPLQPVGRMVLNKNIDNFFNENEMLAFNPAAIVPGIHFSDDKMLQARTFAYADTQRYRLGPNFMQLPVNAPKCPHHNNHRDGPMNMVFRDEEVDYFPSRFDPVREAERFPIPHFVIHGRRERQIIPKENNFKEPGDRYRSWDPARQERFIGRFVKALSDPRLTYEIRSIWVNWFTQADKSLGMKVASRLNVRPTM from the exons ATGGATCCCTACAAG TATCGACCATCAAGTGCTTACAACTCCCCTTACTTGACAACCAACACTGGCTCACCGGTTTATAATGACAACTCTGCTTTGACCGTTGGTGCCCGAG GGCCGATTCTGTTGGAAGATTACCATCTGATAGAAAAGATAACAACATGGACTCACGAGCGTATTCCGGAGCGTGTGGTACACGCAAGGGGAGCCAGTGCAAAGGGTTTCTTTGAAGTCACCCATGACATTACTCATCTTACCTGTGCTGACTTCCTTCGTGCTCCCGGTGTTCAAACTCCTCTCATTGTTCGTTTCTCGACTGTCATTCATGAGCGCGGCAGCCCTGAAACCATCCGTGACCCTCGTGGTTTTGCCACCAAGTTCTACACCCGTGAG GGTAACTTTGATTTGGTGGGAAACAATTTCCCGGTATTCTTCACCCGCGATGCAATGCAGTTCTTTGATCTGATTCGTGCCTTCAAGCCAAACCCGAAATCCCACATCCAAGAGGACTGGAGGTTCCTGGACCACTGCTCCCATCTCCCTGAGAGTCTCAACACCTTCACCTTCTTCTACGACGACATGGGTATCCCGATCAACTACCGACACATGATTGGGTCAGGTGTCCACACCTTCACTATGCTGAACAAAGCAGGCAAGGTCACCTATGTCAAGTTCCACTGGAGGCCTACATGTGGTGTCAAGAACATGCTTGAGGACGAAGCTGCTAAAGTCGTTGCAGAAAACCACAGTCACGCGACAAAAGATCTTTATGATGCAATTGCCTCAGGAAACTACCCTGAATGGAAACTCTTCATCCAAACCATGGATCCAGCTGATGAGGATAAGTTTGATTTCGACCCGTTGGATACCACCAAGACTTGGCCTGAGGATATTTTACCGTTACAACCCGTGGGACGGATGGTGTTGAACAAGAACATTGACAACTTTTTCAATGAAAATGAGATGCTTGCGTTTAACCCGGCTGCTATTGTTCCTGGGATCCATTTCTCTGATGATAAGATGCTTCAGGCTCGAACCTTTGCTTATGCTGATACTCAGAGATATCGGCTTGGTCCTAATTTCATGCAGCTTCCTGTTAATGCTCCTAAGTGCCCTCATCATAATAATCATAGAGACGGGCCTATGAACATGGTTTTCAGGGATGAAGAG GTGGATTACTTCCCATCAAGGTTTGATCCTGTTCGTGAGGCCGAGAGATTCCCCATCCCTCACTTTGTAATTCATGGAAGGCGCGAAAGG CAAATCATTCCAAAGGAGAATAACTTCAAGGAGCCTGGTGACCGATACAGATCCTGGGACCCAGCCAG GCAAGAGAGGTTTATTGGGAGATTCGTCAAGGCTCTGTCCGATCCTCGCCTAACTTATGAGATTCGCAGCATTTGGGTTAACTGGTTCACTCAG GCTGATAAATCTCTAGGCATGAAAGTGGCAAGCAGACTCAATGTGAGACCAACAATGTAA